CTCTGGCCACTGTCCTGTACATCGGCGCCTCGTGGGGCGACGTGGCCACCCTGGGCCTCTCCTACATCTGGTACCTCTCCGCCCGCCTCATGGCGCTGGTCCTGGTGGCCTGGTACGCCTACGCCCTGTCCTCCGTCCTGCACCGCGAGAAGGACGCCAACGACCAGTTACTGCGCCACCTGACCGAGGGCGTCATCCTGTTCAACGCGCAGGAGCGAGCCTCGCTGATCAATGTCACGATGCTGAACATGATCGCCCTGGAGGAGGACGAAGTCATCGGCCACGGGCGCGGCGACCTGGTCGCCAGGAGTAACGTCCTGAGCTGGCTGCTGGGCGATGTCGGCCACCGCGAGGGCGGCATCAAGACCCGGATCGGCTGCTTCCCGGAAGCCGACCTACCCCTGGTCGAGTGCACCACCATCCCCTGCGGCGTGGATGACGAGACCGGCGGCTGGCTGCTGGTGTGCAAGGACCTCCGCGACCTCAACACCGACCCCAAGTCCGCGCGCCGCCAGACGTGCGACAAGCTGGCCCCCCTGTCCAACCTGCGCGCCCTCTCCGAGGCGCTCTACGGCATGGCGGAGTATCTGGATGACCGCAAGCGCTGGCAGGCCATCGAACTCATCGAGAAGCACACCCTGGCCCTCCAGTCGCTGCTGGCGGACATGCTCCACGGGGGCGAGGAGCATGAAGAGGGCCTGGACCTGGGCTTTGTGGACATCTCCAGCCTGCTCGCCAACACGCGCCGCCTGCTGGAGATCCAGCCCGGGGCGCGCAGCCTGGCCATGGAGATCTTCATCCAGCAGGGGCTGCCTGAGGTCAACGCCGACCGCGCGCGCCTGGGCCAGTGCCTGCTGCAGCTCTGCCGCGCCCTGATTGCCGTCGGCAAGGACGAGGACAAGCTCGTCATTGACGTCCGCTCCGGCAATGGCACCGTGGTCTTCACCCTCGAACTGGTCAACAAGACCGACCCGGACGCCCCGCCCGCGCCGCTGACCCCCGAGGAAGTGGCCCAGTTTGGGGAGCTGGCCGATCTGCCGATCTTCCGGGTCATCGAGGAGCACCATGGGCGCTGGGAGTGCCTGCCGGACTGCTCGCACTTCCGCCGCGTGATCTTCGAGATGCCCGTGGCCGGTCCGGCCCACGTGGAGGAGACGGAGGCCCTGGAGGCCGCCGCGGCGGGCCGCGGCCGCACCGCGGGTCCCCTGGAGCCGGCGCTGGCGGCCGAGGTCACCAACCAGCTCAAGAACACCCTGAACGTCATCCGCGGCTACGCCGAGATGGCCGCGCAATACGAGGACCCCGAGCACCTGCGCGAAGCCCTGACCCGGTCTATCGAGCTGAGCGACCAGGCCTCGGACCTGGTGGAGACACTGCAGCCCTCCACCGGCGACTTCGACCTGCAAGTCAAGGTCCCCGAGGGCGAGGCGGAGCCGGAAGCCGCGCCCGCCCCCGCCCTCGCCGCAGCCCCGACCGCCAAGCACGTGCTGGTGGTGGACGACGATGCCGCCATGCGCGGGCTACTGGTGGATGTGCTGAAGTCGGTGGGCTACGAGACCGTCGAGGCCAACGACGGCCGCGCCGCGGTGGAGCACATCCGCCTCCATCGCCCGGCTCTCGCCTTTGTGGACCTGTCCATGCCCCGCGTCACGGGCGTGGAGGTCATGAAGGAGGCCAGGAAGTACGCTCCCGGCCTGCCGGTCGTGCTGATGACCGGCTACGCCACGCAGGTGGCCCTCGAAGCCCTCGGCGAGGAGAAGCCCTACGCCATCCTGAGCAAGCCCTTCACCATCGGCGAAGTGGTGAGCCTGGCACAGGCCGTGGTGGGCGAGGCCGAGTAGCCTGTCGCGAGGCCCGTCGCGCTCCCCGTTGTCCCCCTCCGGGACGCACTCCCATGCCGCCCCACCTTCGGCAGGTCTCGCACCCGTGCCTGGCGAACAGGCCCCAGCCTTTCGCCAAGCTAGGAGTGGTGCCGGATGGGAATGCGTCGTCTGCTCGTTGCCGTTGTCTTGCTGCCGTTGCTGATCTCGTTCGCCGGTGCGGCGGGGCTCGTAAAGAACCCCGAGTTCGTGGACCGCGCCGCCGGCAAGGATAGCTGGCCCGCCGACTGGGCCGCCGCCCCCGCCGTGGCGCCCCTGTATGCCGCCGTCAACGACGATGGCTGCACCGACAAGGACTGCCTGCACTACGCGGGTGAGGCCGGCCAGGCCCTCGGGCCGGTCACCCAGAGCCTCACCCTCAAGCCCCAGACCGACTATGTCCTCGTCGCCTCCTTCAAGAGCGACGGCGCCCTCAAGCCCGTCGTGCGCCTGATGGGGCCTGACGGCCAGTTGGCCATGGTCGTCTCCGCGGGCGCCAAGACGTGGCAGACGGTGAGCGCACGCTTCAACAGCGGCGTCGCCAGCCGCGGCACGCTGGAGCTTTGGGGCGATGCCCAGGCCCTCAAGAGCCAGCCCGCCGCCGCTGGGGCCGCCGCCATAGACGGTGTCAACGTCTACCTGCCCGGCGAGGTCCCGACCGCGGTCGGCGTCAAGGCCACCTTCACCCCGCCCGGTCCGAATGTCGCCCTGAACAAGCCGTACACACTGTCGCCGGCCCCCCACTACGGCTACTGCACCGACCCCGGCGACAAGACGCAGCTCACCGACGGGGTCTACACGGTCGGCTACTTCTGGACCCAGAAGACGACCGTGGGCTGGCAGCACGCCAACCCGGTCATCATCAGCCTCGACCTGCAGCAGGTGCAGCCCATCGCCGGGCTGTCCTTCAGCACCGCTGCGGGCGTGGCCGGCGTCGCCTGGCCCAACAGCATCCTCGTGCTGGTCAGCGATGACGGCAAGACGTGGGCCTCGCCGGGCGATCTTGCCGCTCTCGGCACGGTGAACGGCGCGCCCCCGACCGAGCCCTACTCCACCTTCCGCTTCGCCACCGACGCCCTCAAGACGCACGGACGCTACGTGAAGCTGTACGTGGACCAGATGCCGTACACGTTCGTGGATGAGATCGAGGTCTACCAGGGCCCTGCAGCCTTCGTGCAATTGCCTTACACCAAGATCACGAACGACCCGATGGTGATCTTCGCCAGCAAGCGCGTGCACACGGCCGTCGTCTGGCGGCTGCGGTCCGACCTGGCAGATACCCGCGAGGCGATCCAGCACTCCAACCTGACCGCCGAGGCCAAGGAGAACCTGCTGCAGCAGGCCGACACCCTGGCGGCGCAGATTGAGAAGCTGCCCGAGGAGCTGCCTGCGGACTTCAAGACCATCCTGCCGCTGAACGATCTGCACGCCCACATCTATGCTCTGCAGGCATCGGTGCACAAGGCCCTGGGCCTGCCGTTCCTGACGGCCTGGCAGGGCAACCGCTGGGACCCGCTGGGGCCGACCGCGGTCCCGCCCGACAACCCGAAGGCGCCGCCGCACCTGCGGGTGCAGATGATGCGGAATGAGATCCGGGGTGAGGCCTTCAACCTGACCAACTCCTCGCCCGCCCGCATGACCCTCGACCTGCAGATCACCGGCCTGCCGGGCGGCGACAACCCCGCCTATGTCAGCGTGCGTGAGGTGCCCTGCACCGACACGCTGGAGCGCAAGCCCATCGCCGATGCGCTCCCCGAAGCCCAGAGGATTGACGGCAGCTACCGCATCACCGTGTTGCCGGGCATGACGCGGCAGGTCTGGCTGAACGTCAACTCGCTGGACCTGAAGGCGGGCAAGTACACAGGCAAGGTGACCGTCAGCGGCAGCCGCATGGCGGGCCAGATCACGATGCCCTTCACGCTGCAGGTCTACCCGTTCGACTTCCCGGCCCGCCCCAGCACCCATGTCGGCGGCTGGGACTACAACAACGGACCCGGCACCTATGATGCCACGCCGGGGAACCAGGCGGCGCTGATCCGCACGCTCACCGCCAACTACGTGGATACCCCGTGGGCCAACTCCGCCGTCCAGCCGGCCAACGTGAAGTTCGATGCCGACGGCAACCTGACCACCGAGGCACAGTTCACCAACTGGGATGAATGGGTCGCCAAGTGGCCCGGCGCCAATCTGTACGCCGTATTCCTGTCGGTAGGTGACAGCTTCGCCGGCGAGAAGATGGGGACACCCCGCTTCACGCGCATGGTGAGCGAGTGGATCACCGCCTGGGTGAAGCACCTGGGCGACCAGGAGCTCAAGCCCGAGCAGCTCGTGCTGCTCCTGTACGATGAGCCCCACGAGCCGAAGGGCTACGAGATCATCAAGACGTGGGCCCAGGCGATCAACGCCGCCCAGCCGCGCGTGAAGCTGTTCGAGGACCCGACCAGCAGCGACCCGACCCAAGTGGACCCAACGGTCTGGCCGGAGCTGGACATCCTGTGCCCGAACCTGCCGATGCTGCTGGGCGCGCCGCCCTCCTTCCGCGACTTCTTCGCCGGCCTCAAGCAAAGCGGCAAGGAGCTGTGGTTCTACTCGTGCTCCGGGCCGGCCAAGCTGCTCGACCCGATCACTTACCACCGCAGCCAGTTCTGGTGGAACATCAAGATGGGCGCCCAGGGCTCCTTCTACTGGGCCTTCGGCGATGAGGGCGGCGGCAGCTCCTGGAACGCCTACATGCAGAAGCGGACCGGGTACAGCCCGCTCTTCCTCACGCCCGACAGCGTCACCGACGCCAAGCACATGGCCGCCATCCGCGAGGGCGTACAGGACGTCGAGTACTTCGTCATGCTGCGCAACCGTATCGCCGCGCTGGAGCACAAGGGCGTCAAGAGCCCGCTGCTGCGCGAGGCGCAGAAGCTGCTGACGGAGGGCCCGGACCGCGTCCTGGCCACCATCGCCGCCGACAACCTGAGCTGGTCGGTAGCCAAGGACCGTGGCGTGATGGACGAGGTGCGGGTGGAAGTGCTGGAGATGCTGACCAAGCTGGCGAAGCTGTAGCCGCCAGCCCTTCGCGTGGGCGCGCGTGTCCCATGGCGCGCCCACGCGGCCTTCCTCTGGAGGTCCATGATGGCCTACCACGGCGTCCCCAAGTCCAACGCGCTCTACGACCGGGCGCTGGAGATACTCCCCGGCGGCACGCAGCTCTTCTCACGTCGCGCCGACCGCTTCGTGCCGGGCGTGACGCCCATGTACCTGGAGCGGGCCGAGGGCGTGCACCTGTGGGACGTGGATGGCAACGAGTACCTCGACTTCGGCATGGGCTGCGGCCCGGTCATCCTGGGCCATGCCTATCCCGCCGTCACCGAGGCCGTCATCGCGCAGGCCCAACGCGGGAACTGCCTGACTGTCAACAGCCCGCTCGAGATCGAGCTGGCGGAACTGCTGATCGACCTGGTGCCCTGCGCCGAGATGGTGCGGTTCCTCAAGTGCGGGGGCGAGACGAACGCGGCCGCCGTCCGCATCGCCCGTGGGTACACAGGCCGCGACGTCGTGCTGTTCTGCGGCTACCACGGCTGGCACGACTGGTACCTGGCCGCCAATCTCCTCGGGCCGGACACGCTCAACGGCCACCTGCTGCCGGGGCTGGACACGCGCGGCGTCCCGCAGGCCCTGCAGGGCACGACGATCCCCTTCGAGTACAACAACCTCGATTCCCTGCGGGCTGCCCTGGAGCAAAACCGCGGGCGCGTCGGCTGCATC
This sequence is a window from bacterium. Protein-coding genes within it:
- a CDS encoding discoidin domain-containing protein, producing the protein MRRLLVAVVLLPLLISFAGAAGLVKNPEFVDRAAGKDSWPADWAAAPAVAPLYAAVNDDGCTDKDCLHYAGEAGQALGPVTQSLTLKPQTDYVLVASFKSDGALKPVVRLMGPDGQLAMVVSAGAKTWQTVSARFNSGVASRGTLELWGDAQALKSQPAAAGAAAIDGVNVYLPGEVPTAVGVKATFTPPGPNVALNKPYTLSPAPHYGYCTDPGDKTQLTDGVYTVGYFWTQKTTVGWQHANPVIISLDLQQVQPIAGLSFSTAAGVAGVAWPNSILVLVSDDGKTWASPGDLAALGTVNGAPPTEPYSTFRFATDALKTHGRYVKLYVDQMPYTFVDEIEVYQGPAAFVQLPYTKITNDPMVIFASKRVHTAVVWRLRSDLADTREAIQHSNLTAEAKENLLQQADTLAAQIEKLPEELPADFKTILPLNDLHAHIYALQASVHKALGLPFLTAWQGNRWDPLGPTAVPPDNPKAPPHLRVQMMRNEIRGEAFNLTNSSPARMTLDLQITGLPGGDNPAYVSVREVPCTDTLERKPIADALPEAQRIDGSYRITVLPGMTRQVWLNVNSLDLKAGKYTGKVTVSGSRMAGQITMPFTLQVYPFDFPARPSTHVGGWDYNNGPGTYDATPGNQAALIRTLTANYVDTPWANSAVQPANVKFDADGNLTTEAQFTNWDEWVAKWPGANLYAVFLSVGDSFAGEKMGTPRFTRMVSEWITAWVKHLGDQELKPEQLVLLLYDEPHEPKGYEIIKTWAQAINAAQPRVKLFEDPTSSDPTQVDPTVWPELDILCPNLPMLLGAPPSFRDFFAGLKQSGKELWFYSCSGPAKLLDPITYHRSQFWWNIKMGAQGSFYWAFGDEGGGSSWNAYMQKRTGYSPLFLTPDSVTDAKHMAAIREGVQDVEYFVMLRNRIAALEHKGVKSPLLREAQKLLTEGPDRVLATIAADNLSWSVAKDRGVMDEVRVEVLEMLTKLAKL
- a CDS encoding response regulator yields the protein MSEQSMSLVREGGNLLREEHKIRLAVVLIMLLFLVTGHQLIKDAAAAYSVYVAVALFVVGLVLSQLSSMRTRHLGVQQFQISAVALALIDLAAVTLLLRGTGGLHSPFFAFYVVSLIFAAAFFRGLELALLTALATVLYIGASWGDVATLGLSYIWYLSARLMALVLVAWYAYALSSVLHREKDANDQLLRHLTEGVILFNAQERASLINVTMLNMIALEEDEVIGHGRGDLVARSNVLSWLLGDVGHREGGIKTRIGCFPEADLPLVECTTIPCGVDDETGGWLLVCKDLRDLNTDPKSARRQTCDKLAPLSNLRALSEALYGMAEYLDDRKRWQAIELIEKHTLALQSLLADMLHGGEEHEEGLDLGFVDISSLLANTRRLLEIQPGARSLAMEIFIQQGLPEVNADRARLGQCLLQLCRALIAVGKDEDKLVIDVRSGNGTVVFTLELVNKTDPDAPPAPLTPEEVAQFGELADLPIFRVIEEHHGRWECLPDCSHFRRVIFEMPVAGPAHVEETEALEAAAAGRGRTAGPLEPALAAEVTNQLKNTLNVIRGYAEMAAQYEDPEHLREALTRSIELSDQASDLVETLQPSTGDFDLQVKVPEGEAEPEAAPAPALAAAPTAKHVLVVDDDAAMRGLLVDVLKSVGYETVEANDGRAAVEHIRLHRPALAFVDLSMPRVTGVEVMKEARKYAPGLPVVLMTGYATQVALEALGEEKPYAILSKPFTIGEVVSLAQAVVGEAE